The genomic interval CTTACTGTTCTGATCGGAATGTTGTTGCTGGACGCCTTGCTTGGAGATCCCCGTGTTGCCTGGCATCCTGTTTGTCTGATAGGCCGATCCTTGAGTTTTTTTGAGGAAAAACTGCGTCAAATCGGCTGGAATGGTTATATCGGCGGAATACTCCTGTTTTTTTGTCTGGCTGTGACATGGGTGCTGCCTGTGACAGGGATCATGATCTGGCTTGCCAGAGAAATGCCGATCGCTGGCTGGCTGTTTCAGATTATAACCGGATTTTTCCTGCTGGCGATACACTCCCTGTTGGCACATTCCTGGAACATACTGAAAGCCGCTGATTCAGGCAATCTGGATCTGGCCCATCAGGAAACAGCGAAACTGGTAGGACGGGATACCGCACCCATGAGTCTGGATGATTGCAGACGATCGGCGGTTGAGAGCATGGGCGAAAGCTTGACGGATGGAATCATCGCACCCCTGTTTTATTATTTTCTGCTGGGAATTCCCGGAATGCTGATGTTTAAAATCATCAGTACGATGGACTCCATGGTGGGATATAAAACGGAAAAGTACCTGAAATTCGGCTGGTTTGGCGCACGGGCTGATGATGTCCTCAATTATATCCCTGCCCGACTCAGTTTTATTCTAATCACCTTGCTTGCCTCGGTGTTACCCGGTTATTCAGGACGGTATGCTTTCAAAATCGGCTGGTCTCAGCATCATCTGATCCCCGGTCCCAATGCCGGCTGGAGTGAAGCCGCAATGGCCGGAGCACTGCGTATCAGAATTGCGGGGCCTATCTGGAAAAAAGGTGTGAAGGTCACAGATCTCTGGATTGGAGACTCTCAAGATCCTGAGGCCTGCTCTCATGGTGAGGTGTTTAAAACCATGGCTATGGTCGTCTTGAGTTCCCTGGTGTTCTGTATGATTTCAATAGTTACGATTTTCTGGATTGTCGGATAAGACAGACCATGCGAGATGAATTATTCAAACATCCGGAATCATCCAAAAAATTTGAATTCAACGAAGCGGTCGCCAATGTTTTTGAGGACATGCTGTCGCGCTCAATTCCATTTTATCAGGAAGTGCTTCGACTCACCGGGGAATTAACCCTGAAATTCTGTCATCCCGGCAGCGTGATTTATGATCTGGGATGTTCCACTGGAACCCTGATTCATTATCTGGCGGATCTCATCGCCCCCTTCCGGATTCCGGTAACCATCAAGGGAATTGACTCCTCACAGGCGATGCTGGACAAGGCCAGAAGCCAAAGTAACTCAAGCCATGAACCGTTAGCCATCGAATGGATTTGTGGTGATATCCAGACAACACCAATACTCAAGCCGACCGTAATCATCCTGAATTACACCCTGCAGTTCGTTTCTCCAGAGACCCGTCAAGCTTTTGTTACAAAACTCCATGCTGAACTGGAACCGGGCGGCCTGTTGATCATGAGTGAAAAATTACGGTCTGATCAGCTTGTGGTCCGTGAACTGGAAACCGAATGTTATGAAAGTTTGAAACGACGTCATGGATATTCAGAAATAGAAATTTCCAGAAAACGACAGGCTCTGGAAAATGTTCTGGTTAGTTTCTCTCTGGAGGATAACCTGTCTCTGTTGCGGAACGCCGGTTTTGAATCTTCGGGTATCGCCTTCAAATGGCATAATTTCGCGACCTTCTGGGCTGTAAAAGATCCTATGTGATCGGTCCTTGAACCTTCTCAGGCATTCTATGAAAACCCCTCCAAAATCGGGCACTCCGTTGTCTTACTGGAATTTTATCATTCCAATGTTCAGTTTGAATTTTTGTGTGTTTGTGGATCATCTGATGATGATTCCGCTCAGTGGGCAAATTGCCGGGGATATTGGCATGTCCATCGAAAACAGCGCGATGCTGGTCTCGGCGTATCCGTTTGCCGCAGCCGTTTCTCTGGTGTTACTGGCCCCCTTCTCGGACAGGATCGGCCGTAAACGCATGTTGTTGTTCCTGACCCTTGGATTTGCCTTTGCCACCCTGGGGATCACGTTTTCGAAAAACATCATCCTGGTCTTTTTATTCAGAATTCTGGCCGGAGTATTTGGCGGACCGATTGTGCCAAACGCCCTGGCCTTTGCGGGAGATTCGTTTGAAGGTCCGCTGAGGACCCGGGCACTGACCAATCTCATGCTGGCGTTTTCTGTTTCATCCATTCTGGGTGTCCCTTTTGGTGCGGCACTTGGGGATATGTTTGGCTGGGAAGCCGCCTTCTATGCGGTTTCAACCGGTTCATTCCTGTGTTGTCTGATTTTATTGAAATTGCAGGCGGTGCCGACCGGTGCTGAACGCGGCAGAATATCCCGGCAATATGTCGAATTGATATCCTTATGGAAAGAACCTTATATCCGGCGGGTATTTTATCTTCAGATTTTCATGATGATCGGATTGTTTGGCATGGTTCCCAATCTCAGCGCCTGGCTTGGCACCAACTGGCAGATGACGTCCACTCAAATCGGACTGCTTTATACCCAGGGCGGTGTCGCGGCGGTGATCTCCAATATTCTGGCCGGAAGATTGATGCGGGCAGGCTATAAACTGGAACTCATCACCGCGGGATCCCTGATTATGGGAGTTACAATGATGATGTTCACCCTGGAGTTTTTCACCATGGCCACCGCAGGATTGGTCTTTGCCGGCATCATGTTTGGCGGAACCATCCGTATGCCGGCCTTTCAGATCATCCTGTCCGAGATTGTAGATATTTCACGACGGGGCCGATTGATGTCCATGAGCATGATTGTGGCCAACATGATCATGGGACTGGGGGGAATCTGGAGTACCCTGTTTCTCAAAATGGAAAACAATCGCCTCGAAGGCATGCCCTGGATCGGGGTGATCGGGGTAATCACCCTTTTCATGGTGCCAGTGATGGTCTATCGTCTGAAACCGTATATTCCCGGTTCCCGAATAAAAAGTAGGATAAACCCTGTCAAATAATTGCGGGCAAAAAAAAGGCCTCCGTACAAAAAAACGCAACTGTTGCTCAGGTGAAAAAAGAGGAACCTGCCGCATCTGTGAAAAAAAGCACACCTTCTGCTCCGGTGAAAAAAAACATTCCAGCAACTCCTGTGAAAAAATAACGGGATGTAATAACCAACGAATCCGAACCCTCCATACTCTTGGCTTGCCTTTCAGATTGGACTTTGAGAAAAAACCGTCTTTCTTCAGGCAATACACGGATAACCCTTCAAACCGGGAAAAAAGGACATTATGGCATTTCGAGTTCCAGTAAGTTGGCTCAAGGATTTTGTGAATATCGAAGCTTCCGCAGAGGAACTGGCAGAACGTTTAACCATAGCCGGAATGGAAGTGGAATCAGTGGAACAGGTTGGTTCCTCATGGGATGAACCCTATCTGTTTGTCGGCAAAGTCATTGATATAAAACCTCATCCTGACGCGGATCGTCTGTCACTGGTGACTGTGGAATATGGAGCGGCAGAACCCCTCACGGTTGTCAGCGGAGCCCCCAATCTCAAACAATATGAAAATAAACTTCCAGAAACAGCGCTCAAAGTTCCACTGGCACTTGCCGGGGCCCGTCTGTTTGATCCGTATGAGGGGGATGGCACAAAACTCACAACCTTGAAACCTGCCTCTGTACGAGGCATTCATTCCGCTGGAATGCTGTGCTCCTTGAAAGAACTTGGACTGGGTGACAGCCATGAAGGTGTTTTGCTGTTCAATGCGGATGCGCCGTCCGGGATGTCGCTTAAAGAATATCTGGGAGATTACATCCTGAATTTTGACATCAAAGGCAGTTTCAGTCATTTGCTTTCCATTTACGGGATTGCCCGTGAAACTTCGGCCCTTTGCGTGTCGCCACTGGAAACATTGCCCCCTGAAGTGATGAAACCTGCTCAGGGTATCTCATCCCCCTGGTTCCTTGGCCTGGAAATCAAGGCCCCTGAATTATGCCCAAGATACTCGGCTTTGTTGATCCGCAATGTAAAGGTTGGCCCCTCACCGTTCTGGGTACAACAGCGGTTGATGCGCTGTGGAATGCGCCCGATCAACAATATCGTCGATATCACCAATTATGTCATGCTCGAACTGGGACAACCCCTGCACGCGTTTGATTATCAACTTCTCTGTCAGCGGGCAAACAGTCAGACTCCATCCATTATCATTCGAACCGCGGAACCTGATGAAAAATTAACGACACTGGATGGAATTGAAAGAACTCTTGATCCGCAAATGTTGCTCATCACTGATACGGCAGGAGCGGTAGCGATTGCCGGTGTGATGGGTGGGGCAGACACCGAAGTTTCCGAAAAGACGGTGGATATCCTGCTGGAGGCCGCCAGTTTCGAGTTTCTCAATAACCGCAGAACGTCACAGATGCTCAAACTGCGAACTGAAGCCAGTGAACGTTTTGGTAAACGGATTGATCCGGAATTGACGTTAACAGCGGCAGTCAGAGCGGCACAACTGATGGAAGAATATGCCGGCGGACAATTGGATCCGGTTTATGGAGATCTGCATCTCAATCAAAAACCAACAAAGACCATTGAGTTGTCATCAGCGTATATCAAACGGGTTTTGGGAATTGAGATTCATCATACGGAAGTCTTGAGGATTTTAACAGCACTTGAATTTGAAGTGTCAGGAACAGACCCAATGCAGGTTAAAATTCCCAGTCATCGCATGGATGTTCATATTCCAGCCGATCTGGTTGAGGAAATTGCCAGAATTTATGGCTACAATCATTTGCCTGCGACACTGATCAGTGACGCGTTGCCGCCCCAGAAAATCAATCTGAAACTCACGGGGAGTGAGCGGGTTCGTGATTTGCTTGTTTCCGCGGGACTGGATGAAATCATCACCTATTCGTTGATTGATCTGAGTCTTGAAAAGCGGCTTCAGCAAAATGAGAACCTGAATGAGTCCGAATACCTCAGTGTTAAAAATCCATTGTCCAGTGACAAGGCCCATTTGCGTCGCAGTCTGATACAGGGCGCTCTGGAAACAGCCAGGAGAAATTTACGGACCAACAAACGAATCTCAACGTTTGAAATTGGCTCCGTGTTTCTTCCCAATGGCGATGCGCTCCTGCCGATGGAACCACGCCGACTCAGTATTTTGCTGACAGGTCCACGATCGACCCTTTCATGGATTCCGGCACCGCATGAACCCATGGATTTCTTTGATTTGAAAGGGATCGTTGAATTGTTGTGTCAGCATCTGCACCTGAACAATGTCGTGTGGAAAAAAAGTTCGATTCCGTCCTTGCATCCCGGTCGTTGCGCACAGTTGCTTATTGGCGGCAAGTCCCTGGGATATATGGGCGAACTTCATCCGAAAATCAGACATGAACTTGAACTTCCTGATCAACCCGTGTGCCTGCTGGAATTTGATCTGGATTTAATGCTGTCTCACTGGAATGAAGACTATCAGATGGTTCCTCTTTCCAGTTATTCTCCGATCTATGAGGATCTGGCGTTTGTAGTCAACGCCAACATTCCTTCAGAAATGGTCACTTCTCTGATCGCAAGAATTGGCAGACCGCTTTTGCATAAGGTGGATCTGTTTGATGTGTATGAAGGTGAACAAATTGAGAAAGACAAGAAAAGTCTGGCGTATTCCCTGACCTATCAATCGTTTGAACGGACGCTTACGGATAAGGATGTTGAAGACGTGCGGAACAAAATCATCAGTCGTCTGAAACATGAATTGAATGCAGTGCTCCGATAATCAGGGACAACAGGGAAGGAGATATCCATGTTTTTTCAAACCGTGGAATCTGTTCTATGGACAGGTTCTCCAGCCCTGAAAACCCGGCGATTTCAGCAGGAGTATCCATTGTTGAAAAAACTTTTGGAAACTCCTGATCACAACTCCCCGATAAAACCCCTGACGGAGCCTTCCTATCAGGGATTCTGCAAGGTTGTTTCCCCCAAAAAAGTGATGAAACGCGGCAATCTCGAGTCTCCTGAAGGACGGATTGCTTTTTTGCACGCGCTGGCACATATCGAATACAGCGCGATTGATCTTGCTTTGGACGCCGTTTACCGATTTCGGCATTTGCCTGTAACATATTATGAAGACTGGCTTGAAGTCGCGGCTGATGAGGTTCGTCATTTTCTCCTGCTGACAGAATTATTGAAGCACTATGGATTGTCTTATGGAGATTTGCCAGTGCACAGTTCCCTGTTTGAAGCGGCTGTCAAAACACCTGATCTGCTGAGTCGCATGGCTGTCATTCCCCGCTATTTTGAAGCCAATGGACTGGATGCCACTGACCGGATGATGCATAAAATTCGGGATCATTATCTTGATGAATCCTGGGCACCTGACATTTTGTCAACGCTGGACCTCATTTCCACTGAAGAAATCAGCCATGTGAGCAAAGGTTCGTTCTGGTTTCGCCATGCTTGTCGTCAGGAAGGAAAAGAGGAATCGGTCTATTTTGAAATCATCCAGCGTCTATTTCCCAAAAACAATCTGGGCCACAAAACAGATATTACACGCAAGGCAAGATTGCAGGCTGGCTTCACTCAGGAAGAACTGAACCTCATCGAGCATGGTTCTCCGCAGAACCGAACATTTTCTTCAGCTTCCACAGGTATCAATGACTTTTCGTAAGGAATCGTTCATCTGGTACGCCTTTTCTGTGATCATCAGTTTATTGATGGCCGCATCCCTGCTTCTCGGGTCCGTGTCCATTTCCCTCACAGACCTCTGGAATAGTATCATCGGGAACGACGTTTCTCCGGTGACTTACCATATCCTCCTTAATTTCCGTCTGCCGAAAACCTTGACAGCGCTGATAGCCGGATCAGCCCTTGCGGCAAGCGGCTTGCTGATGCAGACCATGTTCCGGAATCCGTTGGCGGGTCCGTTTGTTTTGGGGATCAGTTCAGGCGCCAGCCTGGGTGTAGCGATTTCAACCCTGTGGGGAGTGACATTGGTGGTCGGAAGTCAGTTTAATCTTGTATTATCAGGCTGGGGAAGAGTCATTGCCGCACTCTCAGGTGCCACTGCCGTGCTGATTGTTGTGATGCAACTCAATCGCAAGCTCCGGAATGACATGCTGTTGCTCATCATTGGTCTGTTGTTGAGTCACATCACCAATGGTCTGATCAGTATTTTGATTTATTTCAGCAATCCAGACCAGATCCAGACATATCTGCTGTGGACCATGGGTAGCTTCCGGGGTGTTCAGTGGCGTGAGCTGGTGATCATGGGCCCGTTGGTTTTCGCGGGAATTGTTCTGGCTTTCCTGCTGGTAAAACCACTGAATTCGCTGTTGCTTGGAGAGCACTATGCCGCCAGTATGGGAATTCCGGTTTCAAAGATTCAGGCCTTGATCATTGCCGCGACTGCGGTGATGTCAGGGACAGTGACCGCTTTTTGCGGCCCCGTGGGATTCATTGGCATCATGGCCCCACATTTAGCCCGGGGACTTTTCGGAACATCCGATCATCGACTGATTTTACCGGCATCACTGGCCATGGGTTCCTGCCTGGCACTCATGGCTGAATTGATCGCGCAACTGCCCGGATTTCATGAAACGCTACCACTGAATTCAGTTTTATCCTTGCTTGGCGCACCGATGGTCGTGTTTATTTTAATGCGCAGAAAGCGATATTCAGGAGCGTGATGCAGGCGATACTTCAGATAGCTGACGTGACCACTGGTTATGGTTCCAGAAAAAAAAGACAAATCATCAGTTCCCATCTGAATCTGGACATCTTTCCGGGAGAATTCATCTGTCTTCTCGGCCCCAATGGCAGTGGGAAATCAACGTTGCTTCGAACCCTCACGGGGATGCAGGATTCTTTGGGGGGGCAGATCAGAATCGGAGACGTTCTGCTCTCTGATTTGTCCATGGAACAACGTGCGCATCTGCTGGCGGTAGTCCTGACCGTTTCCTGGCAGGGTGGCCCGTTTTCTGTGGAAAAACTGGTGGAACTGGGACGAACTCCGTATACCAACCGTTGGGGGACACTCGCGGCTGAAGACAAACAACAGATCGAATGGGCCTTAAAGGTCACCAGTATTGAGCATCTGCGCAAAAAAGACATTCAGGAACTGAGCGATGGGGAAAAACAACGGGTGATGATTGCCCGTGCGCTGGCTCAAACACCTGAACTTATTATTCTGGATGAACCAACGGCGTTTCTCGATCTACCGCATCGGATTGAGATTCTTCAATTGTTGCGGGAACTCGCTTATGAGCAAAACAAGGCAGTGCTGCTTTCCATACATGATCTGGAGCTGGCCATTCATCTGGCCAATCGTATCTGGTTGATGGATTCAACAGGAAATTGTGTATCGGGAACACCGGAGGATTTAATTCTGCAAAACCGGATTCAGGCCGTGTTTGACAGAGACTACATGCGTTTTGATCCATGGTCTGGAAATTTTAGGGTCATTGATCAGGATCGGCAAAAAATCGGTCTGGTTGGTGAAGGACTTGCGGCACTATGGACGACTCGCGCGTTGGAAAGAAACAGATTTCATGTTGAGCATCTGCAACCTTCGGATGACCATACATTTCCCTGTATCACCGTTATCGAACAGCCAGTTCCTGCGTGGAAAGTTATCCTGCATGACAACGAGCAGGAATTTGATTCCATTGAGCAACTCATGAAATGGATTCTTTCCATCCATAAATAAAAATGTTGCGATCCTGTCTCTTCTGATCCGGTTTGTAGACAATGTCATCAACTTAAGCATTATGAATGGTGCTGAGTATTAATTCCCCCTTGGTTCAAGGGGGTTAGGGGGATGTAATTCTGAGCGTTAAATCCCCCATGCCCCCTTTGAAAAGGGGGATTCCCCGGCGAAAAACGCCTTAAGTTGACTACATTGGGTTTGTAGAGACGGGTTTCATATCTGATCCAATTTGTAGAGACGGGTTTGAAACCCGTCTCTACGCACAATTTCTGAAAGGTGCCAATTTCTGTTTTATTTCTGATTCAGACACCAAGCAACAGGCGTGAAGGGTCTTCCAGATAAGATTTTACCCTGTATAGAAAACTCACGGATTCACGTCCGTCAATCACACGGTGATCATAGGACAACGCAACATACATGATGGGGCGTATCTCAACATTTCCATTGATCGCGACAGGCCGATCCACAATATTGTGCATGCCAAGAATGGCGCTTTGTGGTGGATTGATGATGGGTGTTGACAACATGGAACCAAAAATGCCGCCATTCGTAATGGAAAAGGTTCCACCGGTCATTTCATCCAGACTCAAGCGGTTGTCACGCGCTTTTTGTCCGAGTTCCACAATTTTCTGCTCAATTTCCGCGATTGTCATGGTGTCCGCGTTTCTGATGACAGGGACAACCAGCCCTTTGGGGCCACTGACCGCAATGCCCATGTCCACATAATTGTGATAGACAACATCATCACCATCAATCATGGCGTTCACATCAGGAAACTCCTTCAAACCTTCGGTCACAGCCTTGACAAAAAATCCCATGAACCCCAGTTTGATTCCATGCCGTTTCTGAAACGCTTCATTGTGGGTTTTACGCAAACGCATGATCTGGCTCATATCCACTTCATTGAAGGTGGTCAGCATGGCTGTTTCATTTTTGACAGACACCAGCCGCTCTGCGATTTTCCGGCGTAAGGGCGACATTCGTTTCCGGCTTTCTCTAAGAATTTCAGATGTGGATGGCGTTGCTGTTTTTGGAGTGGCTACAGTCGGTGAAACTTGTGGAGGCGCAATCACTGGAGTCGAAGCGTTTTGGGCATCCGCTTTGGTGATTCTGCCATCTTTTCCGGAACCCTGTATCGCTTCAGGCGCTAGGCCTTTTTCCGCAAGAATTTTCTGAGCGGCCACGGAGGGATGTCCGGTCGCATAGGTTGATTTTTCAACAGGCGTCAGTGTCTCACCAACTGCGGCACTGACTGGAACCACAGGTGGTGACGTGACAGAACCAGAGGCTTCAGTGTCAATCACCGCGGCGATATCGCCCACTTTCGCAGGTGTGCCTGACGGGATCATGATTTTTAGTTTTCCAGCATGTTCAGTGATGAGTGGCAAGGTCGCCTTTTCAGTTTCAATTTCACACAGCACCTCATCAACGGCCACCATCTCGCCATCCTGTTTGAGCCAGTTGGCAATTTCAACTTCAGTGATGGATTCTCCAGGACTAGGAATTTTAATTTCTACAGGCATATTTCATTTCTCTTGAAGGTTAATAATCAGGCAAAGGCCCGGTCAATCAGTTCTTTTTGCTGGGCATTGTGAATTTTATAAAAACCAGTCGCGGGAGTGGCGTTTTCCTTGCGGGAAATGGTTTCCAGCGGACGAAATTTGAAACGGCGCAACATGAAGTTCAGGTATCCCATATTCTCAGGCTCTTCCTGAACCCAGAGCCATTGTTTTGCGGCAGAATAGCGATCAAGAACCTGTTGAATCTGCCTGGACGGCAATGGATTCAACTGCTCCAGTCTCACGATCGCGACATCTTTTCGTTCGGTTGATTGCTGGCGTTCGAGAAGTTCATAATAAATTTTTCCGGTGCAGAACAACACCCGACCCACCTTGTCCGCATCCACATAAGAATCATCCAGCACCTCATGGAATCGGGTTCCTTCGATAAAATCGTCAATCGGGCTGACACAGGCCGGATGTCGCAGCAAACTTTTCGGAGTGAAAATCACCAGAGGTTTACGAATCGGCCAGATCATTTGCCGACGCAGAAGATGAAATAAACTGGCTGGAGTGGTGCAGTTGGCCACAATCATGTTGTTGTCAGCGCACAAGGCGAGAAAGCGTTCAGGGCGAGCTGAAGAATGTTCAGGACCCTGGCCTTCATAACCATGAGGCAAGAGCATGACCAAACCGTTCATTCGTTGCCATTTGGTTTCAGCGCATGAAATGAACTGATCAATGATGATTTGCGCGCCATTGGCAAAATCGCCAAACTGCGCTTCCCAGATCGTCAGGACTCGTGGTGAATAAAGGGCGTAGCCAAACTCGAATCCCAGCACACCATACTCAGACAACAGTGAATTATAAATTTCAAATCTTGCCTGATGTTCACTGACATTTCTCAACGGGACATATTTCTCTTCAGAATCTTCCACCAGCAATACCGCATGACGATGAGAAAAGGTTCCCCGTTCAACATCTTCGCCGCTGAGTCGAATAGGATTTCCCTGATGCAGCAATGTGGCATAGGCCATGGTTTCTCCCATCCCCCAATCCAGTTTTCCGGCATCGCCAATCATCTTTTTGCGGTCCTGATACAATTTCCGTGTCTTGTCAAAAAACTTTTTATCTTCAGGAATGTTCGTGATTCGATCCCCCAATTCATGGAATAATTCACGAGGAACTCCTGTTTCAGGCGACAATTCAAAATCTTCTGGGGTTGCCAGACGAAGTCCAGACCAGTTGCCTTGCAGAAATGATGTCACCTGAGATGTTTCTCGCTGGCGTGCTTCCTCCAGTCGCTCCTGAAGCATGCTTTTGAATTCCTGTTCCATTTCAAGAGCAAGACTTGCTTCCACACTCCCTTTGGAAATCAATTTCTGATTATAAACTTCCCTGGGGTTGGGATGGTTGGCAATCAATTTATAAAGCAGGGGTTGCGTGAATCGCGGCTCATCGCCTTCGTTATGACCATGTTTACGGTAAGACAAAATATCAACAAACACATCCCGATGAAATGTCTGCCGGAAGGATAGTGCCAGTTGAATGACATACACGACAGCTTCCACATCATCGCCATTGACATGAAACACCGGCGACAGGGTCGTTTTGGCAACATCAGTACAATAGGTACTGGATCGTGCGTCATGATAGTTGGTGGTGAAGCCGATCTGATTGTTGAGCACCACATGCACGGTGCCTCCAGTCCGATAGCCATCCAGTAGCGACATTTGCAGGACTTCATACACAATGCCCTGTCCTGCGACAGAAGCATCGCCATGAATCAGAATCGGGCAGATCTTGTTTTCATCATTTTTGTAGCGCAAATCCAGTTTGCTACGCACCAAACCCTCGACCACCGGATTGACAGCTTCCAGATGTGAAGGATTGGGGAGCAGGTTCAGTTTGACGCTTTTTCCTGTAGACGTGGATTGGGTGCTGGAATAGCCCATATGGTATTTGACATCGCCTTCAAACAAGGAGTTAGCAAAGGCTTTCCCTTCAAACTCGGTAAAAATGCTGTCGTAGGTTTTTCCCAAAATGTTGGCCAGCACATTCAAACGTCCACGGTGTGCCATACCAAACACAAATTCGCTGATACCAAGTTCCGCTCCAAATTCCAGAATGGCATCCAATGCGGGAATGATGGTTTCAGAGCCTTCCAGTGAAAAGCGTTTTTGTCCCACATATTTCGTATGCAGAAAATTTTCAAAGACGGTGGCCTGATTCAGTTTCTGGAAAATACGTTTTTTTTGACTGATGGTCAACTCAGGCGTGTTCTTGCAACGTTCCATCTTTTCTTCGAGCCATTCAATCATGTTCGGAACACGCACAAATTTGTATTCAACCCCAATAGAGCCGCAATAAGTCTGATCCAGCCAATCAATGATTTTTCGCAGTGTGCCTGGTCCACATCCTGGAATTCTGTTACCCGCCTGAAACACAGTGTCCAGATCTGAGGCACTCAAGCCATAAGTTTCCAGCGCAAGAGATCCGGGATGCACACGTCTGGGGCGTATCGGATTGGTTTTGGACCACAAATGTCCTCGCTGGCGGTATCCATTGATCAGGTTGATCACACAAAATTCCTTATCCAGTTTTTCTGGATCCACATTACTGCTGTCACCATAAGTTTCTCGGGCAAAATCAAATCCCTTGAAAAACTGGGCCCAGTCAGCACTGACCGAGGTCGGGTTTTTCAGATATTGCTGATAAAGTTCATCAATTGCGGAAACATCGGCATTTCCAAGATACGAATATTGGTCCATAATTCAAAAATCGTGAAAGGTTGTCAGGGGTGGACAAGAGGTTTTCCACAGATGGATGCAGGGTAAACGCATGGTTTCGGTTATGGTTATTCCGTAACCACAGTTTGAGGTCTGAGTACAAAACCGGCGGTCATCCTGCATGAAGATTTACTAGTTATGTCAAATGCTTTCAAGGTGTTTTCAATGATGCGGAAATAATTATTTGACAGCGTTGTGGTGAAACTGTGTGGCTTTTTATTGACGGGATTTTCCATAACCTGTTCCATGTTACACTGCGAATAACCTTAAAGATTGAAATTATGGTGTAAACTGTTTATAAATCAAAAAAACAGCAGGAATTATTTTTAAAATATTCTCAATGAAGGAACCTTATGTCACGGGTATTGATTCTCACGCTGGTATGCATGCTGTCCAGTGCTTTACCACTACAGGCCCTGGAAACCGCACCCCGGATAACCGACCGGGAACTCATAGAGATTCTGACTGAATTGAAGGAAGGGCAAAAACGACTGGAGCTTCAGATCACGAATCTTCAACGTGAAATGGATAAACGGTTTGAGGCGGTGGACAAGCGATTTGACGCTGTTGATAAACGGTTTGAGGCTGTTGATAAGCGGTTTGAGGCTGTTGATAAGCGGTTTGAGGCTGTTGATAAGCGGTTTGAGGAAGTGAACCAACGGTTTGAGATGATGAACAATCTGATCATCGGCATTCTCACTGCGTTTGCCGGAATCGTGGCCGCTACCATCAGCTTTGCGCTTTGGGACAGAAGAACCATGATTCGTCCCTTTGAAACCAAAGTGAAGCACATTGAGGACAGGCAGGACGCCCTCGAAACGGAAATGTTGTCAGACCGCAAAAAATTCCATCAGTTTGTGGAAGCTTTTCGGACTTTGGCTCAAACAGACACCAATGTCGCCAAAGTCCTCAAATCATTTTCCTTGATGTAACTCATTTTAGATTTTCACATGATCAGGAAAGCAGGGAAGCCGAACGGAATGG from SAR324 cluster bacterium carries:
- a CDS encoding 2-oxoglutarate dehydrogenase E1 component, producing the protein MDQYSYLGNADVSAIDELYQQYLKNPTSVSADWAQFFKGFDFARETYGDSSNVDPEKLDKEFCVINLINGYRQRGHLWSKTNPIRPRRVHPGSLALETYGLSASDLDTVFQAGNRIPGCGPGTLRKIIDWLDQTYCGSIGVEYKFVRVPNMIEWLEEKMERCKNTPELTISQKKRIFQKLNQATVFENFLHTKYVGQKRFSLEGSETIIPALDAILEFGAELGISEFVFGMAHRGRLNVLANILGKTYDSIFTEFEGKAFANSLFEGDVKYHMGYSSTQSTSTGKSVKLNLLPNPSHLEAVNPVVEGLVRSKLDLRYKNDENKICPILIHGDASVAGQGIVYEVLQMSLLDGYRTGGTVHVVLNNQIGFTTNYHDARSSTYCTDVAKTTLSPVFHVNGDDVEAVVYVIQLALSFRQTFHRDVFVDILSYRKHGHNEGDEPRFTQPLLYKLIANHPNPREVYNQKLISKGSVEASLALEMEQEFKSMLQERLEEARQRETSQVTSFLQGNWSGLRLATPEDFELSPETGVPRELFHELGDRITNIPEDKKFFDKTRKLYQDRKKMIGDAGKLDWGMGETMAYATLLHQGNPIRLSGEDVERGTFSHRHAVLLVEDSEEKYVPLRNVSEHQARFEIYNSLLSEYGVLGFEFGYALYSPRVLTIWEAQFGDFANGAQIIIDQFISCAETKWQRMNGLVMLLPHGYEGQGPEHSSARPERFLALCADNNMIVANCTTPASLFHLLRRQMIWPIRKPLVIFTPKSLLRHPACVSPIDDFIEGTRFHEVLDDSYVDADKVGRVLFCTGKIYYELLERQQSTERKDVAIVRLEQLNPLPSRQIQQVLDRYSAAKQWLWVQEEPENMGYLNFMLRRFKFRPLETISRKENATPATGFYKIHNAQQKELIDRAFA